In Novosphingobium resinovorum, the following are encoded in one genomic region:
- a CDS encoding recombinase family protein — translation MKVAIYARYSSDNQRDASIADQLRMCRLHAEKQGWHVIEEYTDHAISGASLIRPGIQALMTDAMAGRFDVILSEAMDRLSRDQEDIAGIFKRVSYADVKIFTLSEGEVSHLHVGLKGTMNALFLKDLADKTRRGQRGRVEAGKSGGGNSYGYDVVKKLDANGEPIRGDRTINEDQAAVVRRIFRDYAAGKSAKTIAFALNKDGIPAPSGGDWGFSTINGNPKRGNGILNNEMYVGKIVWNRQRFVKDPNTGKRQARPNPESEWVIQETPELRILDDDLWNAVKARQEKNKLTRDDNGCTDVRTVNHRRRPKYLFSGLTKCSCCGGGYSAISATLIGCSTARNKGTCNNRVNIRRDELESRVLNALRTRLVDPELFAHFCEVFTQEMNRLRMESRAGIASAEAEIAKIDRELETLLNLILKGGAADALNAKMVSLEKRKKELELFLAEADEPPALLHPSMALQYRKRIQQLYDSLQDEEEGKRVEAADTIRSLVDQIVLTPVEGKVEIDVQGDLAGILTISAQTKNPASGAGSSQVKMVAGVGFEPTTFRL, via the coding sequence TTGAAAGTCGCGATCTACGCCCGTTATTCTTCTGACAATCAACGCGACGCTTCCATTGCCGACCAACTTCGCATGTGCCGCCTCCATGCCGAAAAGCAAGGCTGGCACGTCATCGAAGAATATACCGACCACGCAATCTCCGGCGCTTCGCTGATCCGTCCGGGCATCCAGGCTCTGATGACCGACGCCATGGCCGGTCGCTTCGACGTGATCCTCTCAGAGGCTATGGATCGCCTCTCGCGTGATCAGGAAGACATCGCCGGAATCTTCAAACGCGTGTCCTATGCGGATGTGAAGATATTCACCCTGTCGGAGGGCGAGGTCAGCCATCTGCATGTCGGCCTCAAGGGCACAATGAATGCCCTCTTCCTCAAGGATCTTGCCGACAAGACCCGCCGCGGCCAGCGCGGCCGTGTCGAGGCTGGCAAATCGGGTGGCGGCAATTCCTATGGCTACGATGTGGTCAAGAAGCTGGATGCCAATGGCGAACCCATTCGCGGCGACCGCACCATCAACGAAGACCAGGCCGCCGTCGTTCGCCGCATTTTCCGCGACTACGCGGCCGGCAAGTCGGCCAAGACCATAGCCTTTGCACTGAACAAGGACGGCATTCCGGCCCCTTCGGGCGGCGACTGGGGTTTCAGCACGATCAACGGCAACCCGAAGCGTGGCAACGGCATCCTCAATAATGAGATGTATGTCGGCAAGATCGTCTGGAACCGGCAGCGCTTCGTAAAGGACCCGAACACCGGAAAGCGGCAGGCGCGCCCCAACCCAGAATCGGAATGGGTCATCCAGGAGACACCAGAGCTCCGGATCCTCGACGACGATCTCTGGAATGCTGTGAAGGCACGGCAGGAGAAGAACAAGCTCACCCGCGACGACAACGGCTGCACGGATGTCCGCACTGTCAATCATCGGCGGCGCCCAAAATACCTCTTCTCGGGCCTCACCAAATGTTCATGCTGTGGTGGCGGGTACTCCGCGATCTCGGCAACGCTGATCGGATGCTCTACAGCTCGCAATAAGGGCACCTGTAACAACCGCGTCAATATCCGTCGCGACGAGTTGGAATCACGCGTGCTGAATGCGCTGCGCACCCGACTCGTTGACCCTGAGCTATTTGCCCATTTCTGCGAGGTGTTCACGCAAGAGATGAACCGCCTACGAATGGAAAGCCGCGCCGGTATTGCCTCAGCGGAAGCCGAGATCGCGAAGATTGATCGGGAACTCGAAACCCTGCTCAACCTGATCCTTAAAGGCGGCGCTGCCGACGCTCTCAATGCGAAGATGGTGAGCTTGGAAAAGCGGAAGAAGGAACTGGAACTGTTCCTGGCCGAAGCTGACGAGCCGCCGGCCCTGTTGCACCCGAGCATGGCGCTGCAATACCGCAAGCGCATCCAGCAGCTCTACGACTCGCTTCAGGATGAAGAAGAGGGCAAGCGGGTAGAGGCAGCCGACACCATTCGCTCGTTGGTAGATCAGATCGTGCTGACGCCTGTTGAGGGCAAGGTGGAGATCGACGTTCAAGGCGATCTTGCTGGAATCCTTACGATTTCCGCACAAACGAAAAACCCCGCCTCGGGGGCGGGGTCTTCGCAAGTAAAGATGGTTGCGGGGGTAGGATTTGAACCTACGACCTTCAGGTTATGA
- a CDS encoding DUF1778 domain-containing protein has protein sequence MANTAERKEYPISMRLPEADVAMIDRAASLRGRSRTDFVRDAAVRAAEEVVMEQGLIRMSSEGFAQFMDVLSRPAAPVPEMVEVLKRPAPWEPGYAAKR, from the coding sequence ATGGCCAACACTGCCGAACGCAAGGAATATCCGATCTCAATGCGTCTGCCCGAGGCCGATGTTGCCATGATCGATCGTGCCGCCAGCTTGCGCGGCCGTTCGCGCACCGATTTCGTGCGAGATGCCGCTGTGCGCGCGGCCGAGGAGGTCGTCATGGAGCAGGGCCTGATCCGGATGAGCTCGGAAGGCTTTGCTCAGTTCATGGATGTGCTGTCGCGCCCGGCCGCTCCTGTTCCGGAGATGGTTGAAGTGCTGAAGCGGCCTGCGCCGTGGGAGCCCGGCTACGCGGCGAAGCGGTAA
- a CDS encoding GNAT family N-acetyltransferase, with translation MLLSGPEPLSAAHDVSEFTCGKPTLDRWLKTRALSNQQKGFTAVLVVHEAGRVVGYYGLAPTAVVPSVLPRSIRTGQPPNPIPCMLLGQLATDIGSAGLGIGTGLVKHALQRCVQAASLIGGRALMVNAVDGEAAEFWQRRGFGPARDDGLVLFRSISDIAASLREAGR, from the coding sequence TTGCTGCTTTCAGGACCCGAGCCGCTTTCCGCCGCCCACGATGTTTCTGAGTTTACCTGTGGCAAGCCGACGCTCGACCGCTGGCTGAAAACCCGCGCGCTCTCCAATCAGCAGAAGGGCTTTACCGCCGTTCTCGTCGTGCATGAGGCAGGGCGTGTGGTGGGATATTACGGCCTTGCACCAACAGCCGTTGTGCCATCGGTGCTACCGCGCTCCATCCGGACGGGGCAGCCCCCTAATCCAATTCCCTGCATGCTGCTTGGCCAGCTCGCGACCGATATCGGCTCGGCAGGGTTGGGCATCGGGACTGGCCTTGTGAAGCACGCCCTCCAACGCTGCGTTCAGGCCGCATCGCTGATCGGTGGGCGGGCATTGATGGTCAACGCCGTCGACGGGGAGGCTGCCGAATTCTGGCAGCGTCGAGGATTTGGGCCTGCCAGAGATGATGGACTGGTCCTGTTTCGCTCGATCAGCGATATTGCTGCGTCGCTCCGTGAGGCTGGAAGGTGA